The following are from one region of the Canis lupus dingo isolate Sandy chromosome 19, ASM325472v2, whole genome shotgun sequence genome:
- the BBS12 gene encoding Bardet-Biedl syndrome 12 protein: MVMACRVINKRRHMGLQQLSSFAGTGRTFLGPVKSSKFIIDEECHESVLISSTIRLLESLDLTSAVGQLLNEAVQAQNNTYKTGTSTLLFLVGAWSSAAEECLHLGVPISVIVSVMSEGLNSCIKEVVSLQVPIYNVFDHLDSTKTFSGLETFNISLCPFLQIPSDTGLQKERDLNDVASPSLTTYSLSGIPVKSPKLFRRQTEVEADKNTLQNPQTLKNSLLASSHYRKSILIHSRHFNRTANNQWINKPDGFLEQHGAATPNTYRCNDLVELEMGLSHGDHNSMKLVDEAVRLQYQNASIQQGNCTMPFRFDISRIFTCCLPGVPETFSCVCPGFITVVSISNTTLIKELENQPVRVILIEGDLTENYRHLGFNKATNINTLLESMKIQQNSSEEVWTNYVLQVLIKFNVNLVLVQGNVSEHLIERCIHSKRLVIGSVNSTVMQAFAEASGAVQVTYITQVNENCVGNGIYVAFWRSIPSDVIDRINVITIVIKTEGINLVTVVLTSPVTAQMQTKEDRFWTCAYRLYHALREQKVFLGGGAVEFLCLSHLQILAGQSLSKRNHVCSGWLHNTSSWLASSLALYRPTVLNCLANGWHRYLSTLMYNTACCSSEFEASTFIQQHLQNARDSGSPSSYILNEYSKLNSGIFNPSISNKLEQIPSIYDIIIPKIEAWRRALDLVLLVLQTDSEIITGLGHTQLNSHETEGFLFL; this comes from the coding sequence ATGGTGATGGCTTGCAGGgtcataaataaaagaaggcacATGGGACTTCAACAACTTTCATCATTTGCAGGAACAGGAAGAACTTTCCTAGGCCCAGTAAAATCATCCAAATTTATTATAGATGAAGAGTGTCATGAAAGTGTGTTAATCAGTTCAACCATAAGACTTCTTGAAAGTTTGGATTTAACCAGCGCAGTGGGACAACTTCTCAATGAAGCAGTTCAAGCACAAAATAACACATATAAAACTGGAACCAGtactcttttgtttcttgttggTGCATGGAGCAGTGCTGCTGAAGAATGTCTTCATTTAGGTGTCCCCATTTCAGTAATAGTGTCTGTAATGTCAGAAGGCTTGAACTCTTGCATTAAAGAAGTAGTTTCCCTCCAAGTACCTATCTACAATGTCTTTGACCATTTAGATAGCACAAAGACATTTTCTGGACTTGAAACATTTAATATCAGTTTGTGCCCTTTTCTACAAATCCCTTCAGATACTGGTTTACAGAAAGAGCGTGATCTCAATGATGTTGCCTCTCCATCATTGACCACTTACAGTCTTTCTGGGATACCTGTTAAATCACCTAAACTCTTTAGACGTCAGACTGAAGTTGAAGCAGATAAAAACACGTTACAAAATCCTCAAACTCTGAAGAACAGTCTGCTCGCAAGCAGCCATTACAGAAAGTCAATACTAATCCACAGTAGGCATTTTAATAGGACAGCCAATaatcaatggataaacaaaccaGATGGATTTCTAGAACAACATGGTGCAGCTACTCCCAATACTTACAGATGTAATGATTTGGTAGAGTTGGAGATGGGTTTGAGTCATGGAGATCACAACAGCATGAAATTAGTAGATGAAGCAGTACGGCTGCAATATCAGAATGCAAGTATTCAGCAAGGTAACTGTACAATGCCATTTAGGTTTGACATTTCAAGAATCTTCACTTGCTGTCTACCAGGTGTACCTGAAACTTTTTCTTGTGTCTGTCCAGGATTTATCACTGTTGTATCAATTTCTAATACTACTCTGATCAAGGAATTAGAGAATCAGCCGGTCCGGGTTATTCTCATTGAGGGTGATCTCACAGAGAATTATCGCCACCTGGGATTTAATAAGGCCACAAATATTAATACGCTATTAGAAAGCATGAAGATTCAACAAAACAGCTCAGAAGAAGTGTGGACAAACTATGTATTACAGGTCTTAATTAAATTCAATGTGAACCTTGTGCTGGTACAAGGAAATGTGTCTGAACACTTAATTGAGAGGTGCATACACAGTAAGCGGTTGGTAATTGGGTCAGTGAATAGCACTGTGATGCAGGCTTTTGCAGAAGCTTCAGGAGCAGTACAGGTGACCTATATTACACAAGTAAATGAAAACTGTGTGGGCAATGGGATCTATGTGGCCTTTTGGAGAAGTATTCCCTCGGATGTCATAGATAGGATCAACGTAATCACAATTGTGATAAAAACGGAAGGAATTAATTTGGTTACAGTAGTGCTCACCAGCCCAGTCACTGCACAGATGCAAACCAAAGAAGATAGGTTCTGGACTTGTGCCTATCGTCTGTATCATGCTCTAAGAGAGCAAAAGGTCTTCCTTGGAGGTGGTGCAGTTGAATTTTTGTGTCTTAGCCATCTTCAAATTCTTGCAGGGCAATCCCTGAGTAAAAGAAACCATGTCTGTTCAGGATGGCTTCATAATACTTCCTCTTGGCTGGCCTCATCTCTGGCGCTATACAGACCAACTGTGCTTAACTGCCTAGCAAATGGATGGCACAGATACCTTTCAACTCTCATGTATAACACTGCCTGTTGCTCATCAGAATTTGAAGCCAGCACATTCATTCAGCAACATCTACAAAATGCCAGAGACTCTGGCTCTCCTTCGTCTTACATCTTGAATGAATATAGTAAACTAAATAGTGGAATTTTTAATCCAAGCATTTCAAATAAACTGGAACAGATTCCAAGCATTTATGACATTATTATACCGAAGATTGAGGCATGGCGCCGAGCTTTGGATTTAGTACTGTTAGTACTTCAGACAGACAGTGAAATTATTACTGGACTTGGACATACACAGTTAAATTCACATGAAACagagggttttttatttttgtag